The Coccinella septempunctata chromosome 6, icCocSept1.1, whole genome shotgun sequence genome segment TTATTACCTCAATTTATTATCGAATTAGCGCTCTTGCTCTTGCCCTTGCTTTCTTTAGACTTCGAAGTAATCAAGAGGTGTGAAATATTTCAGCACCTCATCAGGGTTTTATCTGGATCACCTCCAATTCATCACCTTTCACTGTGTTTTGATAACTGTTTGGAATTCAACGAAAACTAAACTGAACTCACTACCCGACTAGGTAGTGAGAATATTCCATTAATAATTGGTAATAAAGTAAATGGAGGAAACGTTCCAAGAAATAAGAAGTTTTAACCCAAAATTAATActtattaaataaaatattcatatatACGTGCAGGGGTAGATGCTGTTTTGATATTAAATATCGAAGAGTGATCAACAACTGTTTTGACACGTTCTAATATTTCTTGTTAGGGATAGTCTGATAGTTGTAAAACAAAAATAAGTCGGACTGCCTGGGTTTTTAAATTCTTAGCACTAAATATGCGTGACAATCCATCATTGTGATTTATGATGAGAATTACCGATATATTAAGGAAGGTATTCATCTCACTCAAAGTGATTGTGATGACTGTTCATACTTTGACTGATAGAGGGGTCCAACTAGCTAACCACTTATCTCTCAAAGTGATAAAGTAACGACACAGTTGATTGAGTGATGGATGTCTGTACTTTTTGAATCGTCAGAATTGTTGATGGTTGAAACATTTTTCTTGATTGATTCGTCTTCTTTTCTTCTGAAGAAATGTATATAAGTGGTGAAAAAACCCAACAACTTATGTAATCGTTTTTCTACCTCCATTAAGTTAGTAGAAGAGGATATCAGAGATGTTCTGTCAAGAATGATGGTTCGAATTTGCTGATGCCTGATTCAGTGCCGTATAAAGAAATCTAACCGTACAACAATTCATACAAGCATAAAATACTTCTTAAGGAGTTTTTCGCTACATTGATCAGATTTAACGGGTTGTCGATTACACTTACACGAGAATAAAGAGACAAATGATCTGAAACCTGCTCACGTACGTTCAGGatagaaaattaatatttattcTCCTTTCAAATCATAAATCTTAAAGTGCATTGGAGGAACGGCACGTGTTCATCTGAAATGGGGGAGTTAAATATGCAGTGAGCAATGAAATCagatctcattttttttttgaagagtcATCATTTTGGAATAGCTAATGTTTCAAGTCACCTTTAATGGGTGAAAATGTATAAAGTTTTCCCGATCAAAACCGAATGTGTTGAGAACCAACTTTATGGTGGAAGCTCGTGATGGATGGAATtagaaaagtttttgaaaaaaaaacaggaaaaaaattatacaaaataaGAAATTATTATCGTTTCCATATAGAAGGTAATGGAAAATTGTGATCACTTTAATGTTCTTTCAAGTTTTATTATCTTTCAAGTGAATATAAGTATAGTTCATAAAAAAAGTGTTGTTATGAAAAGAGCTACCAAACACTCATGTTACATGTTATAATCAGCAAAAATcaggaaaattcaaattttccgtAGATTGATTCATTTAGTGGCTGTTCCCTTTCGTTATGCAGATAATATCCTATTTGGATGattcttcattgaaaaaaaaaattctgccaAAATTTGGATAACCTGTaagccaaatctgatgaataaggagggtgttctgctagtaattcaaaccctaaatcatgaaatttttgcatggcaacatgagattcgtgtgcaggggcgttgtcctgcaaaaacaaaacagctttggatagctttccgcgtcttttctcttcattttttcccgtagagtggtcagtaatgtcgaatagtattctccggttattgttctacccttatacaaaatatcaatcatgattactccatggcaatcccaaaaaattgaagcaagaacttttccagcagatttttggacacgaaacttcttaggtcttggagaaccagagtgtcgccattccatcgattgttgcttcgtttctgtatcgtagaaatgtacccaagtcccatccatagcaacaattcggtttaagaagtctacatcgttttcaaatcgagcacacatcgaacgcgatgcttctacccttgcacgcttttgatcaacattcaaacatttggagatccattttgcagcaatttttctcatgtccaaattgacgtgaactatatgatgaccgcgttcgtatgaaatattcagtgcatcATGCATCAcatatcgatattttcggggactgacacagaaactggccttcccgatcggtcatcatcttcaatggaaaatttacctcttttgaagcttgcagtccaattttgcACGGtcccatacgaaggacattgatcaccaaggctgttaagcatatcttcataaatctgcttacctcttaacccttttaaatacaggtacttgatgatggctcgatactccaattttcactttcttttaattcattgcgtaactctggtttacttttttgacctcaaacttcacactgtcacttctaataatttattattcgttgctatggtaacgcaataatttattattcgttgctatggtaacgcaatatttttttatgcattgaactggtctaggataactagatatcaatgaaTTACATTCTCGTAAGATGTAAGATAGCCAAGGATTTCTATTTTTCTGGAATAGTATAGAGTATATTTACCATTAATtctggggcaccctatatattcgaaatatttcgataaaaaaggaaataattattttccatgCCTCCTCTGATGAACCCAAGTGATGCAATGATTCTGAGAAGCTTATTTTTCCAGGATAATGACCGAAATTATCAAGCATTTACTTTGTTATTGAGAATTAACAGTTCTGTCCGATTGCAGATTTCCATCTTACCGAAAGCAACGTTCTTTCGGACATTATGGTTCCTTTTGATCATCTACCATTCCGAGGCAACATACAGGCTCCAGGAAAGGTATGCATGGAACTACATCGATTATGCTTTCGACAGTTTCGATCACAAGATCCAGGCACAACTTACGCGAAACTACATTCCTGAAAACAACTTGCCAGTCGGAATCGAAGTATGGAACgacaaaatgttcatttctgTACCGAGGTGGATGGAAGGTGAGTTTATTTGGATAATCCGCATCGCCGATCATTTAACACGTTAACGACATAATTGATTAAAAAGTTACGTCGATATGAACGagtgaaacaaaaaattcgattatttttgaattggaattgGAATTCTACGATAATGGAAAAAATCAAGaaatcaaattgaattgaatattcatAGAATCAGAATTCAGATCATCTTTTATTTCGATTGCCTGTTACTCTCACTCTCAAGAGTACCTAAACACTCAATAACACAATACATAGACATAAATAAATAGTTTAGTCTATGACACAATACAATGTCTTCTATTGGTTTTCGCCGCTAAAAATAATCTTTTGTCTTTGTCTTTATCTCAGAATTTGATCATACGAAAATCACTCAATGTGGTATAGAGGAGTTTCATGATATGCGAAATCTCATACTGCTATACCTACCTATTATTCCGAGACCCACTAAACACATTTTTGCTGAGCCACAAAGTCTTTGGAATCACTGTACATCAAACGTGTATTTGAgttccttgaaaattgttaaaaatGGGCATTCTAGCCCattgaattgaaaaactttcttgTCTCTTAGTCTTCTTGTTcacattttcatatttttcacagAATTCTCgcgttttatgaaaaaattgcaagagACAAGACAGTTTTCCAATTGAATGGGTTTAACAATTTTCAGGGAATTCACATTTTCATGTTTCAAGTTTCACTAACCGTGTGGTTAATGAATCAAAACGTCATGAGACAGAATTTTCCATTTTGAAAAaagggaaattttttttcaatttccttcgACCCGCGCAATGactatatgaaaatatttttggcaGGCTTGATCCTTCCATCTGGTATAATCTGtataataatcaataattgCTGTTGGTATATACTCATAACAGGATAACATTGTTTCACTTCCGAGTAAAATTCCTAATAAATCATCGCTCTATTCATAAAATATGAAAAGGTTGTTGTATTGTTTTCTTGTGCTTGTATCCCCCTTTGTCTGAAATCTCTAAAGTGtaaatttctgtatttttttctATGCAAATTTTTGGCCAGTTCTGTTAATATCCATCTATTCTATTATACCGAAAAATACCGATAACCATCAATAGTGTTTTTTACAGTACACCGCTTCGAAATGAGGAAAAATGTTAATTAATTGAAATACCAATGAAACTacaaaaattcgaataaaattGTTTGTGCAAGAGTTTCTGCAAAAAATGAACTTTTCTTGGGGCTTGATGATGGATATAAATTCATTAACAATCTAAACTATGAATAAAGAACTTGTTTCTAAAGTTTTATTCAGCGAAAATCATGTAATCAAATTTGCATACTTTATAAACTGCTAATTACAATATGATACCTTAAACACGCTTAATTAGTAAtgattaataataatatcattATCATTTATCATGATCGTTCTACACTTAATTGTCATGAAACTGAATTCAATCACATACAATAACTCGGTTcattattgataataattttgTATTATCGATAGTGAACTTAATTTTCATCGTTCACATTTTAAGACATGTATATTTCGTTGaagaaatagaaataattcACGTTTAATGATAAGAGACAgaatttattgatgattttCCGAAAATAACACAATCAAATTTTTATAAAGtacgaaaaattttaaatattgatTCGATCAACGTGTGCATAAAATCCAATTTAAAACTCGAAACCCTTTTTATCTCATTCTTGAATTGTTTGATTGGTCTATTTTTCAAATGATTTCCTAGTTTTATAACTTGAACAAGTTTCGAATGAGCTACCTGGATGCGACATTTCATATGGATTCTTCCTGAATATCATGTACCTACCTACATATCGAAAGAactaaatgaataaaaatgaagagGATCATTCTTCTGTTTTCGAATATTCTTCTAAAGAAGAAATTACTCAAAAAATTCTAAAGCCTTCTGACAGATCACAATGTTTTATATTCGTTTTGTGCAATCTATCAACAGTATACCAAAATAAGTTTAGATGAAAGGCCATGACACCAGAAAATAAACGATTCCTGAAGATTCTTAAATCCTATTGTAACTATCAATCATTAAAACCCTCTTTATCGAAACCTCAATTTCAAACAAACAACACCTAGAAATTAAATCTTGGATTTATAACAGCCTGTAGAATGCTGTtgaactatttgaatgaatacaCGATGGTTACTATAATCAAATTAGTTTCTCCTGTAATGTTTGAACCTAGAGGTATTTTATCTGAAGAGATACCCCTAGttaagaaaatgttatgtttATCCCCAATATAATTTTACTTAAAAGTATTACTACTAACTCTTCAAAAGTTTGtgatgaattcaaaaatttatttgagGTGCAAATTTTTCCCATATTTCCTATCTTACAGAATTAAATACCAGGTTGTTCGTATTCctaatttccaatatttttagGAGTACCTTCCACCCTCAACTACATATCGCTCACAGACATCAACTCCAAATCGCCTCTCCTCATTCCCTATCCCGACTGGAAATCGAACGAGCTAGGAAACTGCAACACCGGTATGAATACAGTATACAGAATCAAAGCCGACGAATGCAATCGTCTCTGGGTTCTCGACACCGGAACCTACGGTATTGGAAACACCACACAACAGTTATGCCCATACAGTATCAACGTCTTCAACCTGAGGACAAACCAAAGGATCAGACGATTCGAGATCCCAGCCGAACTGATCAAGGAAGGCACCTTCATAGCAAACACCGTCGTCGATGTTGGAAAGAGTTGCGATGATACTTTCGCTTATTTCAGCGATGAACTGGCCTACGGTATGATCGTTTATTCTTGGGCTGAAAACAAGGCATGGAGATTCAAGCATGGGTATTTCTTCCCCGATCCATTAGCCGGTAACTTCACCATTGATGGATTAACCTTCAACTGGGATGAAGAAGGTGAGTTATGAATTCAGTTTGGACACAACCAGTTCATCTATATGGTCCATTAGTCATTAGGAAATTGCTTGTTAAAATTTGCTATTATTTATTCCATAATTTTCAGGTGTTTTTGGTATGTCGTTGTCTCCCCGTTATGTCAGCGGTGAAAAATACCTCTACTTCAGTCCTTTGGCAAGTAACAG includes the following:
- the LOC123314844 gene encoding protein yellow, producing MISILPKATFFRTLWFLLIIYHSEATYRLQERYAWNYIDYAFDSFDHKIQAQLTRNYIPENNLPVGIEVWNDKMFISVPRWMEGVPSTLNYISLTDINSKSPLLIPYPDWKSNELGNCNTGMNTVYRIKADECNRLWVLDTGTYGIGNTTQQLCPYSINVFNLRTNQRIRRFEIPAELIKEGTFIANTVVDVGKSCDDTFAYFSDELAYGMIVYSWAENKAWRFKHGYFFPDPLAGNFTIDGLTFNWDEEGVFGMSLSPRYVSGEKYLYFSPLASNREFAVSTNILRNSSKVDDSYNDFIALESRGPNSHTTARVMDDYGIQLFNLIDQNAIGCWNSLLPYHPKYHCIVDKDDVGLIFPSDVKVDAHRNVWVMSDRMSNFLQAPEGLNYNEVNFRVYMAPMKALIQGTICDVGLEGSRSYHVNELFE